In the genome of Blastopirellula marina, one region contains:
- a CDS encoding glycosyltransferase family 2 protein, translated as MSDVPMISVVIPLPDDRGYAVECLTGFTQQALDVSYEVVVATDAASYSEIAWLVDEFPQVRWVYRPGMRMNAHYNAGAEVARGKYLYITESHCVPRRDCLQQIYDFVQRSELPVVCSASDGLNGNYLAECEQYLFEEDFQCWVQDKKCKIAIRGTLIERALWEQVGGFQAEFGHFSELLIGHTLEAAGVPIGYAENSRVSHGNQVSLKPLHQELVEYGEDECRACQLLPVENRVIDPKEWGMRKELQENPGKLKYRQFKAAVRQCVRELALNYLPLSPESRLRIFRNYWQDAISQGRLQYIAGMKTENAEIKATATPPAAYQKAA; from the coding sequence ATGAGTGACGTTCCAATGATTTCCGTGGTGATCCCTCTGCCGGATGATCGCGGGTACGCCGTTGAATGTCTGACGGGCTTCACTCAACAAGCGCTTGATGTATCTTACGAGGTCGTCGTTGCGACCGACGCCGCGTCATACAGCGAGATTGCTTGGTTGGTCGATGAATTCCCCCAGGTGCGTTGGGTTTATCGGCCTGGGATGCGGATGAATGCCCACTATAACGCCGGTGCCGAAGTGGCCCGTGGTAAGTATCTTTACATTACGGAATCGCACTGCGTACCGCGTCGCGACTGTCTGCAGCAGATCTACGACTTTGTCCAGCGATCGGAACTGCCGGTGGTCTGTAGTGCCAGCGACGGCCTCAATGGCAATTACCTGGCCGAGTGTGAACAGTATCTGTTCGAAGAAGATTTTCAGTGCTGGGTCCAAGACAAAAAGTGTAAGATTGCGATCCGCGGTACGCTCATCGAACGCGCGTTATGGGAACAGGTCGGCGGCTTTCAGGCCGAGTTCGGACACTTCTCGGAACTATTAATCGGTCACACTCTGGAAGCGGCCGGGGTACCGATTGGTTACGCCGAGAACTCGCGGGTCTCGCATGGCAACCAGGTAAGTTTAAAACCGCTCCATCAAGAGTTGGTCGAATATGGCGAAGACGAATGCCGCGCCTGTCAGTTATTGCCGGTCGAGAATAGAGTTATCGACCCCAAGGAATGGGGTATGCGGAAGGAACTGCAAGAGAACCCGGGCAAATTAAAGTATCGTCAGTTCAAAGCAGCGGTCCGCCAATGCGTTCGCGAGTTAGCGCTGAACTATCTTCCTTTGTCCCCTGAATCACGGCTACGAATCTTTCGCAATTATTGGCAAGACGCCATCAGCCAAGGCCGGCTGCAATATATTGCAGGGATGAAGACCGAAAACGCAGAGATCAAAGCAACCGCTACGCCACCGGCCGCCTACCAGAAAGCGGCTTAG
- a CDS encoding DUF1080 domain-containing protein has translation MKTIVKLSLSLLIVALCVASTPLQADDAAPWKSLFNGKDLTDWQANAHPESFTVTDGILKAHGKNGMAHLFYVGDTDHDVRFKDFELVAVCRSEPGSNSGFFFHTDRELRGGKYLNKGYEVQLNSSAKEKNKTGSLYAVVQVADSPVDETKWFTIRILVQGKHIQVFVNDQHLVDYTEPENPERAESRAKRLIDPIGGALAIQAHDPGSVFYFKEIRLREL, from the coding sequence GTGAAAACCATCGTGAAGCTCTCGTTATCGCTGTTGATCGTTGCCCTTTGTGTTGCTTCCACCCCTCTCCAGGCCGACGACGCCGCGCCGTGGAAGTCGCTGTTCAATGGCAAAGACCTCACCGACTGGCAGGCCAACGCCCACCCCGAATCGTTCACCGTTACCGACGGCATCTTGAAAGCCCACGGCAAAAACGGCATGGCGCATCTATTCTACGTCGGCGACACAGACCACGATGTCCGCTTCAAGGACTTCGAGCTGGTCGCCGTTTGTCGCAGCGAGCCCGGCTCGAACTCCGGCTTCTTCTTTCACACCGATCGAGAACTCCGCGGCGGCAAGTACTTGAACAAAGGGTACGAAGTTCAGCTCAATAGTTCCGCGAAAGAAAAGAACAAAACCGGCAGCCTATATGCCGTCGTTCAGGTCGCCGACTCGCCGGTGGACGAAACCAAATGGTTCACCATTCGCATCCTCGTACAAGGCAAACACATCCAAGTCTTCGTGAACGACCAGCATTTGGTCGACTACACCGAGCCCGAAAACCCCGAGCGCGCGGAAAGCCGAGCCAAGCGATTGATCGACCCCATCGGCGGTGCCCTCGCCATCCAGGCCCACGACCCCGGTAGCGTCTTCTACTTCAAAGAAATTCGCCTGCGCGAACTTTAA
- a CDS encoding DinB family protein: MQPSANEKWIEGISATLASYREMIDVTVEQLSDAELHARPAPEINSVAILLRHIGGNLRSRWTDFLTTDGEKPDRARDTEFQDWEGDRAALLAHFDNGWNALTSAIEQIKHSNMQQSMFVRGHHHTIHEALTRSVTHVTYHVGQIVMVARMVHKGPWQWVTIAPGQSDQYNQENWGTGSNRGTFGDPNESQEG; encoded by the coding sequence ATGCAACCATCCGCAAACGAGAAGTGGATCGAAGGGATTAGCGCAACGCTGGCTTCCTATCGAGAGATGATCGATGTCACCGTCGAGCAGCTTTCCGACGCCGAGTTGCATGCCCGACCCGCTCCGGAGATCAATTCGGTCGCGATTCTCTTGCGGCACATCGGCGGAAACCTTCGTAGTCGCTGGACCGACTTCCTGACGACCGATGGCGAGAAGCCGGACCGAGCGCGTGATACCGAGTTCCAAGACTGGGAAGGAGATCGCGCGGCACTACTGGCTCACTTCGACAACGGCTGGAACGCCCTGACGTCCGCCATCGAGCAAATCAAACATTCGAACATGCAGCAGTCCATGTTCGTCCGTGGGCACCACCACACCATTCACGAGGCCCTGACCAGATCGGTAACGCACGTCACCTATCATGTCGGCCAGATTGTCATGGTCGCGCGGATGGTGCACAAAGGCCCCTGGCAGTGGGTCACGATCGCGCCAGGTCAAAGCGATCAGTACAACCAAGAAAACTGGGGTACGGGATCGAACCGCGGCACTTTTGGCGATCCGAACGAAAGCCAAGAAGGTTAA
- a CDS encoding nitrilase family protein, translating to MILRAATVQFQHAPGDKAANLVTVQRFVASAAEQGVQLITFPEMCLTGYWHVRSLDRDTIDGLAEEVPDGPSTAALVQLAAKYQMIIGAGLIERASGGQLYNTYAVAMPDGSVHAHRKLHCFISAHMSSGDRYTVFDSPLGCKLGVLICWDNNLVENARATALLGADILLAPHQTGGTASRSPHAMGRIDPQVWLERENDPQRLADEVNGPKGREWLLRWLPARAHDNGMFILFSNGIGLDDDEVRTGNAMILDCYGRIVAEVDQPKDSLVIADLDLSLLDKCTGRRWIRGRRPELYGILTEKQGGELSPREARFSEASTEEKR from the coding sequence ATGATCCTTCGCGCCGCGACCGTTCAGTTTCAGCACGCCCCCGGTGATAAAGCCGCCAACCTGGTCACCGTCCAGCGGTTCGTCGCATCAGCAGCCGAGCAAGGCGTGCAGTTGATCACCTTTCCCGAGATGTGCCTGACCGGCTACTGGCATGTGCGCAGTCTCGATCGTGATACGATCGATGGGCTCGCCGAGGAAGTGCCTGACGGACCATCGACGGCCGCCCTGGTGCAGCTCGCTGCGAAGTATCAGATGATCATCGGGGCCGGGCTCATCGAGCGGGCCTCAGGCGGGCAGCTTTACAACACATACGCCGTGGCCATGCCGGATGGTAGCGTGCATGCACATCGGAAGCTGCACTGCTTTATCAGTGCTCATATGAGCAGCGGCGATCGTTACACGGTGTTCGATTCTCCTTTGGGCTGTAAGCTCGGGGTGCTGATTTGCTGGGATAACAACCTGGTCGAGAATGCCCGGGCGACCGCGCTATTGGGGGCCGATATCTTGCTTGCCCCGCATCAAACCGGCGGAACGGCTTCGCGAAGTCCGCACGCGATGGGACGCATCGATCCCCAGGTATGGCTCGAACGCGAGAACGATCCTCAGCGACTGGCCGACGAGGTGAACGGCCCCAAGGGACGCGAGTGGCTGCTGCGATGGTTGCCGGCACGCGCGCACGATAACGGCATGTTCATTCTGTTTAGTAATGGAATTGGTCTGGACGACGACGAAGTGCGAACCGGCAATGCGATGATCCTGGACTGCTATGGCCGGATCGTGGCAGAAGTAGACCAGCCGAAAGATTCGCTCGTGATTGCCGACTTGGATCTGAGCCTGTTGGACAAATGCACCGGCCGGCGCTGGATCCGCGGCAGGCGTCCCGAGCTTTACGGCATTCTGACCGAGAAACAGGGAGGCGAGCTCTCCCCGCGCGAAGCGAGGTTCTCAGAGGCTTCGACCGAAGAGAAGCGTTAG
- a CDS encoding DUF1559 domain-containing protein, with the protein MTSLSPRFRRSGFTLVELLVVIAIIGVLIALLLPAVQQAREAARRMQCSNNLKQLGLAMHNYHDTYQAFPSGYIHVNVADNKGHWTWSAFILPFMELGNVSDVLQVGKVKASDALSAHQDVMQAKYDTFICPSDTGPSVSSTSKCAGCAIENASGTNLGLSKTSYVAVNSSAYVRANQATNFGDGTTGATGMFFKDSDTRMRDITDGTSNTLMVAERAYILNNEWFGSSELFATRDKNAKGPDNHQHPDKANYDQGLYRTLCTTLFSPNITIGSTTSTNKAENHGMSSMHPGGAMAVFADGSVSFLPETIHSNTTGTTDTVMEYLGNMQDGQVIGAY; encoded by the coding sequence ATGACATCACTCTCACCTCGATTTCGTCGTAGTGGCTTCACGCTGGTGGAACTGCTCGTGGTGATCGCCATTATCGGCGTGCTGATCGCCCTGTTGTTGCCAGCGGTGCAGCAAGCCCGAGAGGCGGCTCGCCGGATGCAGTGCTCGAACAACTTGAAGCAGCTTGGCTTGGCGATGCACAACTATCACGACACCTACCAGGCTTTTCCGTCTGGCTATATCCACGTGAACGTTGCGGATAACAAAGGGCACTGGACCTGGTCGGCGTTTATTCTTCCGTTTATGGAACTGGGTAACGTCTCGGATGTGCTTCAGGTCGGGAAGGTCAAGGCCAGCGACGCGCTAAGTGCCCATCAGGATGTCATGCAGGCGAAGTACGACACGTTCATCTGCCCTTCGGATACCGGTCCCTCGGTCAGCAGCACGTCTAAATGTGCCGGGTGCGCCATCGAAAACGCCAGTGGAACGAACCTTGGCCTTTCCAAGACAAGCTACGTAGCGGTCAACAGCTCGGCCTATGTACGTGCGAATCAAGCAACGAACTTTGGTGACGGAACGACTGGGGCCACCGGTATGTTTTTCAAAGATAGCGACACGCGGATGCGCGATATTACCGACGGAACGAGCAATACGCTGATGGTTGCCGAGCGTGCCTACATTCTCAATAACGAGTGGTTTGGATCGAGCGAACTGTTTGCGACGCGCGATAAGAACGCCAAAGGCCCAGACAATCATCAACACCCAGACAAGGCCAACTACGACCAGGGCCTATACCGCACCCTTTGCACGACGTTGTTTTCGCCAAACATCACGATTGGATCGACGACCTCGACGAACAAGGCTGAAAACCACGGTATGTCCAGCATGCATCCTGGCGGTGCGATGGCGGTGTTTGCGGATGGATCGGTGAGCTTCCTGCCGGAAACCATTCATAGCAACACCACGGGAACGACCGACACCGTTATGGAGTACCTGGGCAACATGCAAGATGGCCAGGTCATCGGCGCTTATTAA
- a CDS encoding DUF1570 domain-containing protein, with protein sequence MACFKQLIELRLALLISCCALLSIGCAMWNNQVHDAPPAFVDDVPLHIEADFDLQDDSQVLQEVRNLKMELRDDLGIPFSNDKIHVRIFRDGTTFAEFTRQHFPQLNGRRALFVVERGEYYVYAIWSESVLSDLRHELTHAYLNSSVGTLPLWLDEGLAEYYEVAGVPGRLNREHLPWLADGMNRGQWQPDLERLATLAKPEQMTSTDYAESWLWVHYLMQNQRSDIIRGYLVARRDKQIVDPIPLAIRNTIPQAELRLASHVSATYPADKPRLP encoded by the coding sequence ATGGCCTGCTTCAAGCAACTTATCGAACTTCGCCTGGCACTGTTGATTAGTTGCTGCGCGTTGCTTTCGATTGGTTGTGCGATGTGGAACAACCAGGTTCACGATGCTCCGCCGGCGTTCGTCGATGATGTTCCACTGCACATCGAAGCGGACTTCGATTTGCAGGACGATAGCCAGGTGCTGCAAGAGGTGCGGAACCTGAAGATGGAATTGCGGGACGACCTGGGCATTCCTTTCTCGAACGACAAGATCCACGTTCGCATCTTTCGTGACGGGACCACGTTCGCCGAGTTCACCCGGCAGCACTTCCCGCAGCTTAACGGCCGCCGAGCACTGTTTGTGGTCGAACGGGGCGAGTACTATGTCTATGCGATCTGGTCCGAGAGTGTGCTTTCCGACCTGCGGCATGAACTGACGCACGCATACTTGAACTCGTCGGTCGGTACCCTCCCCTTGTGGCTCGATGAAGGGCTGGCCGAATACTACGAAGTGGCTGGCGTGCCGGGACGACTCAATCGCGAACATCTTCCTTGGCTGGCCGATGGGATGAACCGAGGCCAGTGGCAGCCTGACCTGGAACGCCTGGCCACGCTGGCCAAGCCCGAGCAAATGACCAGCACCGACTACGCTGAGTCGTGGCTGTGGGTACATTACCTGATGCAGAACCAACGCTCTGATATCATCCGCGGCTACTTGGTAGCCCGCCGCGATAAACAAATCGTCGATCCGATTCCGCTGGCGATCCGCAATACGATTCCGCAAGCGGAACTCCGCCTGGCCAGCCACGTCAGCGCGACCTACCCTGCCGACAAGCCACGCCTGCCATGA